Proteins found in one Gemmatimonadota bacterium genomic segment:
- a CDS encoding hemolysin family protein, translated as MFELIFFASFAVFFSFMCSLFEAALYSVPIGHIESLAKTGSVSGRLLKKFRENVDVPIAGILSLNTIAHTGGAALAGAAAAEVLGEPWLPHFSVVFTLVILLFSEIIPKTIGVVYARHLVSLIAYPIQVLIWIQAPIIWLCQFVTRLISHGKVEHVVSSEELIALVNMGRHAGTINAEEGSAIQNILLLKEKTVQEIMTPRTVIYSLQAQQKVNEVLQIGVPSYSRIPIVDEDAEDVVGIVYRRDILSSAAEGREDIPIQSLSRGAHFVVETLTLERVLRMFLERRQHLFVVIDEYGGLAGVVTLEDVLEEIIGREIVDETDEVVDLRELARRRRRQAVENIE; from the coding sequence ATGTTTGAATTGATTTTTTTTGCGAGTTTTGCCGTTTTCTTTTCTTTTATGTGTTCACTTTTTGAAGCGGCATTGTATTCAGTTCCTATTGGTCATATCGAATCGCTGGCAAAAACTGGCAGTGTTTCTGGCCGGTTATTGAAAAAGTTTAGAGAAAATGTGGATGTGCCTATTGCGGGTATCCTATCCCTTAACACAATTGCACATACGGGTGGTGCCGCCCTTGCCGGAGCGGCAGCTGCAGAAGTTCTGGGTGAGCCGTGGTTGCCGCATTTTTCAGTGGTATTTACCCTGGTGATACTTTTATTTTCTGAGATTATTCCAAAGACAATTGGCGTGGTTTATGCCCGGCACCTTGTGTCCTTGATTGCCTATCCCATCCAGGTCTTGATCTGGATACAAGCACCGATTATCTGGCTGTGCCAATTTGTGACGCGGCTAATATCTCATGGTAAAGTTGAACATGTCGTATCTTCAGAGGAACTCATAGCATTGGTAAATATGGGGCGACATGCGGGAACCATTAATGCAGAAGAAGGCAGTGCCATTCAGAATATTCTATTGTTAAAAGAGAAAACAGTTCAGGAAATAATGACACCGCGCACGGTCATTTATTCGCTTCAAGCCCAGCAAAAAGTAAATGAGGTGTTGCAAATTGGTGTTCCATCGTATAGTCGCATTCCCATAGTAGATGAAGATGCCGAAGATGTTGTTGGGATTGTGTACCGTCGGGATATTTTGTCGTCGGCTGCCGAAGGTCGCGAAGATATTCCCATTCAAAGTCTCTCTCGTGGCGCGCACTTTGTGGTGGAAACGCTGACATTGGAACGGGTGTTGCGCATGTTTCTTGAGCGCAGGCAACATCTGTTTGTCGTGATTGATGAATACGGTGGATTGGCTGGTGTGGTGACCCTGGAAGACGTGCTTGAAGAGATAATCGGACGTGAAATTGTGGATGAAACAGATGAGGTTGTTGATCTGCGCGAACTTGCCCGCCGCCGCCGTCGCCAGGCTGTGGAGAACATAGAGTAA
- a CDS encoding sulfatase-like hydrolase/transferase, with amino-acid sequence MQEKTNILLILTDQQRWDLLGCYGASQCRTPHIDSLASRGVRFNNAFPLIIPCAPGRAALFTGRYGHITGVETNGGQLDQSLPNFSTELPRAGYNLGYAGKWHVDHQKNPSDWGFRCKRDFPGYGYPASNINMPGIKSGARKDSQIARNYLDYLNEKNLEPPELIEAFYAQGNPGQRNRELHGLHAGTIEHNFEALVASETVELMQAYAQEEDPFFIWTNFWGPHSPCIVPEPYYSMYDPKSIPEDPSFYDTLENRPYVQTLVSRYWGIDPNNWDEWAEITARYWGYMTMIDDLVGRMLSELETLGLAENTLVVFSTDHGDNMGAHKLFEKGPFFDEESFRLPLIAAHPECRQPGRENDEFIYLQDLFPSFLEAAGLHPDIVPDTQSILPLLKGEDEPTGRDSVYCQFNGQIQEHKSRMVRTRTHKFAFNQSDIGELYDLENDPHELHNLYGHETHKALQESLMQCMQDHMERVKDPMLGEFRRVRYIY; translated from the coding sequence ATGCAAGAGAAAACGAATATTCTGCTCATTCTAACGGATCAACAGCGCTGGGATCTGCTGGGTTGTTATGGCGCCTCCCAGTGCAGAACACCACATATTGACAGCCTGGCAAGCCGGGGTGTGCGTTTCAACAACGCTTTTCCGCTTATCATCCCATGTGCGCCCGGTCGGGCCGCGTTATTTACAGGTCGGTACGGTCACATTACCGGGGTTGAAACCAACGGTGGGCAGTTGGATCAGTCGCTTCCCAATTTCTCGACAGAGCTACCCCGGGCAGGATACAACCTGGGATATGCGGGAAAATGGCATGTGGATCACCAGAAGAATCCAAGTGATTGGGGATTTCGCTGTAAAAGAGATTTCCCCGGATATGGCTATCCCGCATCCAATATCAATATGCCAGGTATCAAGAGCGGTGCGCGGAAGGATTCCCAGATTGCGAGAAATTATCTGGACTATTTGAACGAGAAGAATCTGGAACCTCCAGAGCTTATAGAAGCGTTTTATGCTCAGGGAAATCCAGGGCAGCGAAATCGGGAATTGCACGGCCTTCACGCCGGAACTATTGAGCACAATTTCGAAGCCCTGGTTGCCTCGGAAACGGTTGAGCTTATGCAGGCGTATGCGCAGGAAGAGGATCCCTTTTTTATCTGGACTAATTTCTGGGGCCCACACAGTCCGTGTATCGTACCGGAACCGTATTACTCAATGTACGACCCGAAGTCAATTCCGGAGGACCCGAGTTTCTACGATACGCTGGAGAATCGTCCCTATGTGCAGACTCTGGTATCTCGTTATTGGGGAATTGATCCCAACAACTGGGACGAATGGGCGGAGATCACGGCGCGCTACTGGGGGTATATGACGATGATCGATGATCTGGTGGGGCGTATGCTTTCTGAGTTGGAAACACTCGGCCTGGCGGAAAACACGCTTGTTGTATTTTCCACCGACCACGGAGACAATATGGGCGCACACAAGCTGTTTGAAAAAGGGCCTTTTTTCGATGAGGAGAGTTTTCGCCTGCCTCTGATTGCAGCGCATCCCGAATGCCGTCAGCCGGGCCGGGAGAACGACGAATTTATCTATCTGCAGGATCTGTTTCCGAGTTTTCTGGAAGCCGCAGGTCTGCACCCCGATATTGTACCCGACACGCAGAGCATTCTTCCACTATTGAAGGGAGAGGATGAACCGACGGGGCGTGACAGCGTGTATTGTCAGTTCAACGGTCAGATTCAGGAGCACAAGTCTCGTATGGTGCGCACCAGGACGCACAAGTTCGCGTTTAATCAATCGGATATTGGAGAGCTCTATGATCTCGAAAACGATCCGCACGAATTGCACAACCTCTACGGTCACGAGACACACAAGGCATTGCAGGAATCGCTGATGCAATGCATGCAAGATCACATGGAACGCGTGAAGGACCCGATGCTCGGTGAGTTCAGGCGGGTGCGATACATTTACTGA